A single genomic interval of Microbacterium sp. LWO14-1.2 harbors:
- a CDS encoding DUF3499 family protein — MDGRLCSKVGCAREAVATLTYDYGDQMAALGPLGIANHPHAHDLCAPHADRLSVPAGWLVVRHEALRA; from the coding sequence ATGGACGGAAGACTCTGCTCGAAGGTCGGCTGCGCGCGTGAAGCCGTGGCGACGCTCACCTACGACTACGGCGACCAGATGGCCGCGCTCGGTCCGCTCGGCATCGCGAACCACCCGCACGCCCACGACCTCTGCGCCCCGCACGCCGACCGTCTCTCGGTCCCTGCCGGATGGCTCGTGGTGCGGCACGAGGCTCTGCGCGCCTAG
- a CDS encoding DUF5719 family protein, whose translation MTGNRAFRVAATSARVITGALVAAACVACTVLAVSATLPTITHEPAQADVTPLPGDAVLVCNGDFRALGRDPLNSLEMVSAGSPRFTSGGTAGTPESTSITADDLVGAGEVRRLVGEVQDRTPPLIAGAESFTLAEDDLFGFAAAPCRPASSESWLVGGTVETGAKDVVVLTNPGAVPSTVSLSVFGTVRASTSVIVPAGTQAALPLSSIASGSEIPIVKVTATGSPVRAVLQSSLTRTLDPAGVDLQDAVSAPQRHPVIPGVQVLQAPADGSEMAVLRLMSPDVDTDVVVTMRRVGESSAATELPVTLAADQPTEISLASVPVGEYVVDIEAEAPVLAGIREQDGSGPQTDFAWLLPAPEFDDEVIVSIPEGPAPRLVLANDEDEDAVVEIAVPGGEPSTVTVPAGSSASFEVDPRTSYSLSTSGPVHASVRMTAAGALAGWPVWPEAGAQQTITVYP comes from the coding sequence ATGACCGGCAACCGAGCCTTCCGCGTGGCGGCGACCAGCGCTCGCGTGATCACCGGCGCTCTCGTCGCGGCGGCCTGCGTCGCCTGCACCGTGCTCGCGGTCTCGGCCACCCTGCCCACGATCACCCATGAGCCGGCGCAGGCCGACGTCACCCCGTTGCCCGGCGACGCTGTGCTGGTGTGCAACGGGGACTTCCGCGCGCTCGGCCGTGACCCTCTGAACTCGCTGGAGATGGTGTCGGCGGGATCACCGCGCTTCACGAGCGGCGGAACGGCGGGCACCCCGGAGTCCACGTCGATCACCGCCGACGACCTCGTCGGCGCGGGCGAGGTGCGTCGCCTCGTCGGCGAAGTGCAGGACCGCACGCCTCCGCTCATCGCCGGAGCCGAATCCTTCACGCTGGCGGAGGACGACCTCTTCGGGTTCGCCGCCGCTCCCTGCCGCCCTGCGAGCAGCGAGTCCTGGCTGGTCGGCGGCACCGTCGAGACCGGCGCGAAGGACGTCGTCGTCCTCACCAACCCCGGCGCCGTCCCCAGCACCGTCTCCCTGTCGGTCTTCGGCACGGTCCGAGCCTCCACCTCCGTCATCGTGCCCGCGGGCACCCAGGCGGCGCTGCCGCTGTCGTCGATCGCGAGCGGCTCGGAGATCCCGATCGTCAAGGTGACCGCCACGGGATCGCCGGTGCGCGCTGTGCTGCAGTCCTCGCTCACCCGCACCCTCGATCCGGCGGGAGTCGACCTGCAGGACGCGGTGTCGGCGCCGCAGCGGCATCCCGTGATCCCGGGCGTCCAGGTGCTCCAGGCGCCTGCCGACGGCAGCGAGATGGCGGTGCTGCGCCTGATGTCGCCCGACGTCGACACGGACGTCGTTGTCACGATGCGGAGGGTCGGCGAGTCCTCGGCGGCCACGGAGCTCCCCGTCACGCTCGCGGCCGATCAGCCGACGGAGATCTCTCTGGCCTCTGTCCCGGTCGGAGAGTACGTCGTCGACATCGAGGCGGAGGCGCCCGTGCTCGCGGGTATCCGCGAGCAGGACGGCTCCGGGCCGCAGACGGACTTCGCATGGCTGCTCCCCGCTCCGGAGTTCGACGACGAGGTCATCGTCTCGATCCCCGAGGGCCCCGCACCACGCCTCGTGCTCGCGAACGACGAGGACGAAGATGCCGTGGTCGAGATCGCCGTTCCGGGCGGCGAGCCGTCGACGGTCACCGTGCCCGCCGGATCATCCGCCTCGTTCGAGGTCGACCCCCGCACGTCGTATTCGCTGAGCACCTCCGGTCCCGTCCACGCCTCCGTGCGGATGACCGCGGCCGGTGCGCTCGCCGGCTGGCCCGTATGGCCCGAGGCCGGGGCGCAGCAGACGATCACCGTCTACCCGTGA
- a CDS encoding glycosyltransferase, with protein MPARVHAIIVARPGSSARAQLLHTLDALRSQTVAPAAITLVMCGDATTARESATVGELVEGVIEARTSTSFADAVDLARPRIPEGSAVWLLAHDTAPHPRALERLVGTLERSPSAAIAAPKLVETDNDREIVSLGVSMTSLGRSVELAAGELDQGQHDGRDDVLGADIRGMLIRSQVRDALRPDRALGGADEGLDLGVRARLGGGRVVLAPSARLSVSPDGPAALPTGRGRRAFAQRLAQLHRRLAYAPAAVVPLHWLTLLPLALWRSITHLIGKRPEAVAPEWGAAATAMARLGAVARSRQRIREFRTSTWSSIAPLRVSRADLRRRLDDGHGSERGVANELRFFSGGGAWAVLAALVVSVATFTSLLAWPVLGGGALLPLRTTVAALWADAAWGIRGLGVDVVGPADPFAGVIAVLGSLWPAGPSFALVLLWVLALPLAVLGAWFAATRVTDRAGLRILAGIVWALAPTFLAALVDGRPTGVLVHLLLPWLFHAAVVSHRSWGAAGAASLLFAGVTACAPSLVPALLLLWVIAVGISLAGARVRGAIRLLWVLVPSAALFAPLVVWQLRHGSVIALLGDPGLIWAGPQVAADQAGRLALASGFPSADLGGWADILGPGLAPWIGMLFAPLALLALIAAVSPRWRVGITLLVVAASGLATAFLAVGIAVSFAQGTPVAIWPGNGLSLAWLGVLGAALVTLDSAVSLPRLRVIGAAVAGLAVAVCAVPALAAFHTGRTALTDGPASTLPAYVAAQAGEDSPVGTLVLTPRDEGGLAAEVAWGASETLGAQTTMLSTATEPLGRDITTLSVDLLSARDFDAAAQLGDLGISYVLLASVADDQSDRARTLGTAAITALDQRAGFVQAGTTDRGVLYRLEADAAPRATLSTGQEATARLVVTVQLVLLFAALLLSIPTRASRRAARATPRIVGLAPEERLVLPRHAEDREASEHDELSEHAEQVAGDLADERTSAAEESVESEGEADADAHAAADPADPADPADPADPLDPADPTVDDGPRDDSTTDQDLERPSERAPRPESDTDPEEGRR; from the coding sequence ATGCCAGCCCGAGTTCATGCCATCATCGTCGCGCGCCCCGGTTCGTCCGCCCGCGCGCAGCTGCTGCACACGCTGGACGCTCTGCGTTCACAGACCGTCGCGCCGGCGGCGATCACGCTGGTGATGTGCGGCGACGCGACGACTGCACGGGAGAGCGCGACCGTCGGTGAGCTGGTCGAGGGGGTCATCGAGGCCCGCACGAGCACGTCCTTCGCGGATGCGGTCGACCTGGCGAGGCCGCGGATCCCGGAGGGCAGCGCGGTCTGGCTCCTCGCGCACGACACCGCCCCGCACCCGCGGGCTCTGGAGCGACTCGTCGGCACGCTCGAGCGGTCGCCGTCGGCCGCCATCGCCGCGCCGAAACTGGTGGAGACCGACAACGACCGCGAGATCGTCTCACTCGGCGTGAGCATGACGAGCCTCGGACGCTCCGTCGAGCTCGCCGCGGGCGAGCTCGATCAGGGACAGCACGACGGCCGGGACGACGTCCTCGGCGCCGACATCCGCGGGATGCTCATCCGCTCCCAGGTGCGGGACGCCCTGCGTCCGGATCGCGCACTCGGGGGCGCCGACGAGGGACTCGATCTCGGAGTCCGCGCTCGCCTCGGCGGCGGCCGGGTGGTGCTGGCGCCCTCGGCCCGCCTCTCGGTGTCACCCGACGGCCCTGCCGCGCTCCCGACGGGCCGAGGCCGGCGAGCCTTCGCGCAGAGGCTCGCGCAGCTGCACCGTCGCCTCGCCTACGCGCCGGCGGCCGTTGTCCCGCTGCACTGGCTGACGCTGCTGCCTCTCGCGCTGTGGCGCTCCATCACGCATCTCATCGGCAAGCGCCCCGAAGCCGTGGCCCCGGAGTGGGGAGCGGCGGCGACCGCGATGGCGAGGCTGGGCGCCGTGGCGCGTTCGCGCCAGCGCATCCGCGAGTTCCGCACCTCCACCTGGTCCAGCATCGCGCCGCTCCGTGTCAGCCGGGCGGACCTCCGCCGCCGTCTGGACGACGGGCACGGCAGCGAACGCGGCGTCGCCAACGAACTGCGTTTCTTCTCCGGCGGGGGAGCGTGGGCGGTTCTTGCGGCCCTGGTGGTCAGCGTCGCCACGTTCACCTCCCTGCTCGCGTGGCCGGTCCTCGGTGGAGGCGCGCTGCTGCCCCTGCGCACGACGGTCGCGGCTCTCTGGGCCGACGCGGCCTGGGGCATCCGCGGTCTCGGCGTCGACGTCGTGGGGCCTGCCGATCCCTTCGCCGGGGTGATCGCGGTGCTCGGTTCGCTGTGGCCGGCCGGCCCATCCTTCGCCCTCGTGCTCCTGTGGGTGCTCGCACTCCCTCTCGCCGTGCTCGGCGCGTGGTTCGCGGCGACTCGCGTCACGGATCGCGCGGGCCTCCGCATCCTCGCCGGCATCGTGTGGGCGCTCGCCCCCACCTTCCTCGCCGCTCTCGTCGACGGCCGGCCCACCGGCGTGCTCGTGCACCTGCTGCTGCCCTGGCTCTTCCACGCGGCGGTGGTTTCGCACCGGTCGTGGGGAGCCGCGGGAGCCGCCTCCCTCCTCTTCGCGGGAGTCACCGCCTGCGCGCCCTCGCTCGTCCCCGCGCTGCTGCTGCTGTGGGTCATCGCCGTCGGCATCAGCCTGGCGGGCGCCCGCGTGCGCGGCGCGATCCGCCTGCTGTGGGTGCTCGTGCCCAGCGCAGCGCTCTTCGCACCCCTGGTCGTCTGGCAGCTCCGTCACGGGAGCGTCATCGCCCTGCTCGGCGACCCCGGCCTGATCTGGGCCGGACCTCAGGTCGCCGCCGATCAGGCAGGTCGCCTCGCTCTCGCTTCGGGATTCCCCTCCGCGGACCTCGGTGGCTGGGCGGACATCCTCGGGCCTGGCCTGGCCCCCTGGATCGGGATGCTGTTCGCACCGCTCGCGCTCCTCGCGCTGATCGCGGCGGTCTCTCCGCGGTGGCGCGTCGGGATCACCCTCCTGGTCGTGGCCGCGAGTGGACTCGCGACGGCCTTCCTCGCGGTCGGCATCGCCGTCTCGTTCGCCCAGGGCACTCCCGTCGCGATCTGGCCCGGCAACGGTCTGAGCCTCGCCTGGCTCGGTGTGCTCGGCGCGGCGCTCGTGACGCTCGACAGCGCGGTCTCGCTGCCCCGACTCCGCGTCATCGGCGCGGCTGTCGCCGGTCTCGCCGTCGCCGTGTGCGCGGTGCCGGCTCTCGCCGCCTTCCACACGGGCCGCACGGCGCTCACCGACGGACCCGCATCGACCCTGCCCGCCTACGTCGCGGCTCAGGCCGGTGAGGACAGCCCGGTCGGAACACTCGTGCTCACCCCGCGCGACGAGGGCGGGCTGGCCGCCGAGGTGGCCTGGGGCGCCAGTGAGACCCTGGGTGCGCAGACCACGATGCTCTCCACCGCGACCGAGCCCCTCGGGCGCGACATCACCACGCTGTCTGTCGATCTGCTCTCCGCGCGCGACTTCGACGCCGCGGCACAACTCGGCGACCTCGGGATCTCGTACGTGCTCCTCGCCTCGGTGGCGGACGACCAGTCCGACCGCGCCAGGACGCTCGGGACTGCGGCGATCACCGCACTCGATCAGCGCGCCGGTTTCGTGCAGGCGGGAACGACCGATCGCGGCGTCCTCTACCGGCTCGAAGCGGATGCCGCCCCGCGCGCGACGCTCTCCACGGGGCAGGAGGCGACGGCCCGTCTCGTCGTCACGGTGCAGCTCGTGCTCCTGTTCGCCGCCCTGCTCCTCTCGATCCCCACCCGGGCCTCCCGCCGCGCCGCGCGCGCGACCCCTCGCATCGTCGGGCTCGCGCCCGAGGAGCGACTGGTGCTGCCTCGTCACGCGGAGGACAGGGAGGCTTCCGAGCACGACGAGCTCTCCGAGCACGCCGAGCAGGTCGCCGGCGACCTGGCTGACGAGAGGACTTCGGCAGCGGAAGAATCAGTCGAATCGGAAGGAGAGGCGGATGCCGACGCTCACGCGGCCGCCGATCCGGCCGATCCGGCCGATCCGGCCGATCCTGCCGATCCGCTCGATCCTGCCGATCCGACCGTCGACGACGGTCCGCGCGACGACTCCACCACGGACCAGGACCTCGAGCGTCCGAGCGAGCGCGCTCCGCGTCCCGAGAGCGACACCGACCCCGAGGAGGGCAGGCGATGA
- a CDS encoding WhiB family transcriptional regulator, translating into MTGYRSDVPDNWFVDPVNLGVPGVRKVEADDDNALAWQTDALCSQTDPEAFFPEKGGSTRDAKRICTSCDVRGECLEYALNNDERFGIWGGLSERERRKLKRRAS; encoded by the coding sequence ATGACGGGATACCGTTCGGACGTGCCGGACAACTGGTTCGTCGACCCGGTCAACCTCGGCGTTCCCGGGGTGCGCAAGGTCGAGGCCGACGACGACAACGCGCTCGCGTGGCAGACCGATGCTCTGTGCTCGCAGACCGATCCGGAGGCCTTCTTCCCCGAGAAGGGCGGATCGACCCGCGACGCGAAGCGCATCTGCACCTCGTGCGACGTGCGCGGCGAATGCCTCGAATACGCGCTCAACAACGATGAGCGCTTCGGCATCTGGGGTGGACTGTCCGAGCGCGAGCGCCGCAAGCTCAAGCGTCGCGCGAGCTGA
- the manA gene encoding mannose-6-phosphate isomerase, class I, with the protein MLLSLTNVPRDYAWGSTTLLADLEGREPAAQPEAEVWFGDHPGDPADVEEGGTLDSVTGGSLPYLLKLLAAASPLSIQVHPTIAQARAGWNRESELALDDPRRNYRDDNHKPELIVALSDRFESLSGLREVPDTLRLLAELNGGAGVGSLVDHLSGEGDVLRETIGWLLSGDAQSEVDDVIAAVRTAAGSATGEWADTLRAVSAISSTYPGDPGVVVALLMNHVVLRRGEGVFLRAGLLHAYISGLGVEIMAASDNVLRGGLTPKRIDVQELLSILDTTAGEVPVLRPSASGALTTYEVPVEDFALQRAALSGDAVEVPVNGPTMVLATAGDVAVTGADGGRRAVPVGTVVYADAEEGCVTLTGSGEAFIATPGTAADAR; encoded by the coding sequence ATGCTGCTCAGCCTGACGAACGTGCCCCGCGACTACGCCTGGGGATCCACCACTCTTCTCGCCGACCTCGAGGGTCGCGAGCCCGCGGCTCAGCCGGAGGCCGAGGTCTGGTTCGGGGACCACCCCGGCGACCCCGCCGACGTCGAGGAGGGCGGAACGCTCGACTCCGTCACGGGTGGTTCCCTGCCTTACCTGCTCAAGCTGCTCGCGGCCGCGTCGCCGCTGTCGATCCAGGTGCATCCGACCATCGCCCAGGCGCGCGCCGGATGGAACCGCGAGTCCGAGCTCGCACTGGACGACCCGCGGCGCAACTACCGCGACGACAACCACAAGCCGGAGCTCATCGTCGCGCTGAGCGATCGCTTCGAGTCGCTGAGCGGGCTGCGTGAGGTACCCGACACCCTGCGGCTGCTCGCCGAGCTGAACGGCGGCGCGGGTGTGGGCTCGCTCGTCGACCATCTCTCCGGCGAGGGCGACGTCCTCCGCGAGACGATCGGCTGGCTGCTCTCCGGCGACGCGCAGAGCGAGGTCGACGACGTCATCGCGGCGGTGCGCACGGCGGCCGGGTCGGCGACGGGGGAGTGGGCGGACACGTTGCGGGCTGTGTCGGCCATCTCGTCGACCTACCCCGGTGACCCGGGCGTGGTCGTGGCGCTCCTCATGAACCACGTCGTGCTGCGCCGGGGCGAGGGCGTCTTCCTGCGGGCGGGACTTCTGCACGCCTACATCTCCGGCCTCGGCGTCGAGATCATGGCGGCGAGCGACAACGTGCTGCGCGGGGGGCTGACGCCCAAGCGCATCGACGTCCAGGAGCTGCTGTCGATCCTCGACACGACGGCCGGGGAGGTCCCGGTGCTGCGACCGTCGGCGAGCGGCGCCCTCACGACCTACGAGGTGCCGGTCGAGGACTTCGCGCTCCAGCGCGCCGCACTGTCGGGCGATGCCGTCGAGGTGCCGGTGAACGGCCCGACGATGGTGCTCGCGACGGCCGGCGATGTCGCCGTGACGGGCGCCGACGGCGGACGGCGCGCGGTGCCGGTCGGCACGGTCGTCTACGCCGATGCCGAGGAAGGGTGCGTGACCCTGACCGGATCCGGAGAGGCGTTCATCGCGACGCCCGGCACCGCAGCGGACGCGCGCTGA
- a CDS encoding O-antigen ligase family protein, whose product MAQYTKHPVSAPPRAPERESTGHLLLRGYIILVLFATFAHSAVYNLLGELGAGVVLAAFVVVTLAIGIPMVSRRRPQSFAWRRLPWAATAYTVLALVSVAWSQWRGATLLTWALLAGVTVNALFIVHVLSWSEIVRALASAFKWILGLSLAIELWVALVVHGPILPNFFVRPDGEVNAHWYWVRGNLFDGERIQGIVGNSNLLAIISLFALITFGIRFAARARWRTTLALWSLLAAYFLVRAGSATAYACAAAALVVLVVALLMRRTTTPGARTRLYVIFIGGAVVLAGAVWLLRGPLLSVLGRSADLTGRSDKIWEKVLERISQHPLFGNGFSSPWVPFDPAFDEWIVDHGITVFHAHNMWLDVLMQLGVLGLVLMALAYLSLLWRSWFFAVDRPRWDLTADREYSPLTLLPSLFTVVLLVQGLTESTPIMLWGWMLLVMLSFKIKSVPLVGVGERDRVIERGERARRVP is encoded by the coding sequence ATGGCGCAGTACACGAAGCATCCGGTCTCCGCTCCGCCCCGCGCACCGGAACGCGAGTCGACGGGGCATCTGCTGCTGCGCGGTTACATCATCCTCGTGCTGTTCGCCACGTTCGCGCATTCGGCGGTCTACAACCTCCTCGGCGAACTGGGCGCAGGCGTCGTCCTCGCCGCATTCGTCGTCGTCACGCTCGCGATCGGCATCCCGATGGTGTCCCGCCGCCGCCCGCAGTCCTTCGCGTGGCGCCGTCTGCCGTGGGCCGCGACGGCCTACACGGTGCTCGCTCTCGTGTCCGTGGCGTGGTCGCAGTGGCGCGGTGCCACCCTCCTCACGTGGGCTCTGCTCGCCGGAGTCACCGTGAACGCCCTCTTCATCGTGCACGTGCTGAGCTGGAGCGAGATCGTGCGCGCCCTCGCATCCGCGTTCAAGTGGATCCTCGGACTGTCTCTCGCGATCGAGCTGTGGGTCGCTCTCGTCGTGCACGGGCCGATCCTGCCGAACTTCTTCGTCCGGCCGGACGGCGAGGTGAACGCGCACTGGTACTGGGTCCGCGGCAACCTGTTCGACGGCGAACGCATCCAGGGCATCGTCGGCAACTCGAATCTGCTGGCGATCATCAGCCTGTTCGCCCTCATCACCTTCGGGATCCGGTTCGCGGCGCGAGCCAGGTGGCGCACGACGCTCGCCCTCTGGTCGCTGCTGGCGGCGTACTTCCTCGTCAGAGCAGGATCGGCGACCGCGTACGCGTGCGCCGCGGCGGCCCTCGTCGTCCTCGTGGTCGCGCTGCTCATGCGTCGCACCACGACCCCCGGAGCACGCACCCGCCTCTACGTCATCTTCATCGGCGGCGCCGTCGTGCTCGCGGGCGCCGTCTGGCTGCTCCGCGGTCCGCTGCTCTCGGTGCTCGGTCGGAGCGCCGATCTCACCGGCCGCTCCGACAAGATCTGGGAGAAGGTGCTCGAGCGGATCTCTCAGCATCCGCTCTTCGGCAACGGCTTCTCCAGCCCGTGGGTGCCGTTCGACCCGGCGTTCGACGAGTGGATCGTCGACCACGGGATCACGGTCTTCCACGCGCACAACATGTGGCTCGACGTCCTCATGCAGCTCGGCGTTCTCGGTCTCGTTCTGATGGCCCTCGCCTATCTGAGCCTGCTCTGGCGCTCCTGGTTCTTCGCGGTCGACCGTCCGCGCTGGGACCTCACGGCCGACCGCGAGTACTCGCCGCTCACCCTGCTCCCCAGCCTCTTCACCGTCGTGCTGCTCGTGCAGGGCCTCACCGAGTCCACGCCGATCATGCTCTGGGGCTGGATGCTGCTGGTCATGCTCAGCTTCAAGATCAAATCCGTCCCGCTCGTCGGCGTCGGCGAACGCGACCGCGTGATCGAGCGCGGCGAGAGAGCACGGCGGGTTCCGTGA
- a CDS encoding O-antigen ligase family protein has protein sequence MTPERRLADLLGSAEFARAFTIAVLAAVFGSFTIERLTSTVTLATVIAVLCGVGASVLWVRRAELSPLRLAPSSLVAFLAWALVSLVWTADKSDTAFGWMALFGFAFLAIAVGHVRDTLQTVRALGDTLRILLVLSLAMEILSGILLDMPFGFLGIQGNLALGGPVQGLFGSRNMLGFVAVIALITFVIEWRSQSVTAPLAIPSIALAALLAFLSSSPTVIVLAVAVGVSTVALVIVRHTPRERRGVVQWVLSVLVVIALVAAFILRHAIIRLLDAGSDFSIRATLWNTILDFVSLKPIQGWGWFGPWARGEFPFTYINFLLDDRHQSALNAYFDVMLQLGWAGLVLFLLLGGVAMVRSWLVASARRSVVYAWTPLMLVTLAVDSMFESFTLEGAGWFLLVLCALRAGQSRSWRENIDAAHTGAIPTLHPER, from the coding sequence GTGACGCCCGAACGGCGTCTCGCCGACCTGCTCGGATCCGCGGAGTTCGCCAGGGCTTTCACGATCGCGGTTCTCGCCGCGGTGTTCGGCTCTTTCACGATCGAGCGCCTCACATCGACGGTCACGCTGGCGACCGTCATCGCCGTCCTCTGCGGTGTGGGAGCGAGCGTGCTCTGGGTCCGGCGCGCAGAGCTCTCCCCTCTGCGCCTGGCCCCCTCGTCGCTCGTCGCCTTCCTCGCGTGGGCGCTGGTGAGTCTGGTCTGGACCGCTGACAAGTCCGACACCGCCTTCGGCTGGATGGCCCTCTTCGGCTTCGCCTTCCTCGCGATCGCGGTCGGGCACGTGCGCGACACCCTCCAGACGGTCCGAGCCCTCGGCGACACGCTGCGCATCCTGCTGGTGCTGTCGCTCGCGATGGAGATCCTCTCCGGAATCCTGCTCGACATGCCGTTCGGATTCCTCGGCATCCAGGGGAACCTCGCCCTCGGCGGTCCTGTGCAGGGGCTCTTCGGCAGCCGCAACATGCTGGGTTTCGTCGCGGTCATCGCGCTCATCACCTTCGTGATCGAGTGGCGCTCCCAGTCCGTCACCGCGCCGCTCGCGATCCCGTCGATCGCGCTCGCGGCACTGCTCGCGTTCCTGTCGTCCTCCCCCACCGTGATCGTCCTCGCCGTGGCCGTCGGGGTGAGCACGGTCGCGCTCGTGATCGTGCGGCACACGCCGCGCGAGCGCCGCGGCGTCGTGCAGTGGGTGCTCAGTGTGCTCGTCGTCATCGCCCTCGTCGCGGCCTTCATCCTGCGGCACGCGATCATCCGCCTGCTCGACGCCGGCTCGGACTTCTCGATCCGCGCGACCCTGTGGAACACGATCCTCGACTTCGTCTCGCTCAAGCCGATCCAGGGGTGGGGCTGGTTCGGGCCGTGGGCACGGGGCGAGTTCCCCTTCACGTACATCAACTTCCTCCTCGACGACCGGCATCAGAGCGCACTGAACGCCTACTTCGACGTGATGCTCCAGCTCGGCTGGGCGGGCCTCGTGCTCTTCCTGCTGCTCGGCGGCGTCGCGATGGTCCGCTCCTGGCTGGTCGCGAGCGCGCGCCGCTCGGTCGTCTACGCGTGGACGCCGCTCATGCTGGTGACCCTTGCCGTCGACTCGATGTTCGAGAGCTTCACCCTCGAAGGCGCCGGGTGGTTCCTGCTCGTGCTCTGCGCGCTGCGCGCCGGCCAGTCACGGTCGTGGCGCGAGAACATCGACGCGGCGCACACGGGCGCGATCCCCACACTGCATCCCGAGCGGTGA
- the galE gene encoding UDP-glucose 4-epimerase GalE, translating into MKLLITGGAGYIGSTVATACIEAGYDVVLLDDLSVGLRRFGEGRELFVGDIADADILGTLIERHPDIDAVIHCAARTVVPESVADPLAYYDANVGKTVRMLQILRDAGIDRVVFSSSASVYEGEGGGGVDESGRLAPASPYARTKAMVEQILEDAAEAGDLRAIALRYFNPIGADPLLRTGLQNPTPSHVLGKILTARREGREFAITGTDWATRDGSGLRDYIHVWDLALAHVAAVERFDQVTSQSRPYRVINIGRGDGVTVRELVAAVEKVTGESVTAIDAPRRPGDQAGAYAIVGLAAEILNWRAERTVEDGVRDAIAWAERMNTGR; encoded by the coding sequence ATGAAGCTCTTGATCACCGGCGGCGCCGGGTACATCGGATCGACCGTCGCCACCGCATGCATCGAAGCCGGCTACGACGTCGTGCTTCTGGACGACCTCTCGGTCGGCCTTCGCCGCTTCGGCGAGGGGCGTGAGTTGTTCGTAGGCGACATCGCCGATGCAGACATTCTCGGAACCCTCATCGAGAGGCATCCGGACATCGACGCGGTGATCCACTGCGCAGCCCGCACGGTGGTTCCCGAGTCCGTCGCGGACCCGCTCGCGTACTACGACGCGAATGTCGGGAAGACGGTCCGGATGCTGCAGATACTGCGCGACGCGGGGATCGATCGGGTCGTCTTCAGCTCGTCGGCTTCGGTGTACGAGGGCGAGGGCGGCGGAGGAGTCGATGAGAGCGGACGTCTGGCGCCCGCCAGCCCGTATGCCAGGACCAAGGCGATGGTGGAGCAGATTCTGGAGGACGCCGCCGAAGCGGGCGATCTCCGAGCCATCGCCCTTCGCTACTTCAACCCGATCGGGGCCGACCCGCTGCTGCGTACAGGGCTACAGAACCCGACTCCTTCGCACGTGCTCGGCAAGATCCTCACCGCGCGCCGAGAGGGCCGGGAGTTCGCCATCACCGGAACCGATTGGGCGACTCGTGACGGGTCGGGTCTGCGGGATTACATCCATGTCTGGGACCTCGCACTCGCGCACGTCGCAGCCGTCGAGCGCTTCGACCAGGTCACGAGCCAGAGTCGCCCTTACCGCGTCATCAATATCGGACGCGGCGACGGCGTGACGGTCAGAGAGCTCGTCGCCGCTGTGGAGAAGGTGACGGGGGAGTCCGTCACCGCCATCGACGCTCCCCGGCGGCCGGGAGACCAGGCGGGTGCGTACGCGATCGTGGGCCTCGCGGCTGAGATCTTGAATTGGCGGGCAGAGCGCACCGTCGAGGACGGAGTCCGCGACGCGATCGCCTGGGCTGAGCGCATGAACACCGGGCGCTGA